The sequence below is a genomic window from Chelonoidis abingdonii isolate Lonesome George chromosome 6, CheloAbing_2.0, whole genome shotgun sequence.
CAGGAAGTGCTGAGATGAGACTGTGGGAATGGCTCATGATAAAACATGCGAGGTCTTCCATGGGGGGTTGGTTACTGCATGCTGAGGCTCTAAAGTGGGCTCATTCTCTCTGTATTCTGTCCTTTTCTAGGAGAAAGATCTCATCCATAAGCTGTTTAAACTGTTGGCTCCACGTTTCCAGTCTTATTCTGGGAACTATACACGACTGCTTCAGATCCCCAATCGAGAGAACCTGGATCAGGCCAAGATGGCTGTGATTGAATACAAGGGGAATCCTTTCCCACCACTCATCGTTCTACACAAGGACAATGAAAAGACCTTGCTCAATCAGCTTCTGAAAGGCTACCGTGAAGACATATTAAAGACCAGAGCAACCCAGGTCCCCGAGGGGGCTGCAGCCTCAGTGCACACAGGGACTGCAGTGTAGTGCagcattttcttccctttttgatCGTAGAGGTTGAATGGGCAATCTATACATTAGGACACAGAGATTCCACTGAAGGAAGGAATCAGAGCCTTAAACTTCAATACTTGCCTCACGTGAGAGCAATGGGTTCAGTTACCAGACTTACTTTGCAGGTGTCCTGGTTTCTATTCACAGTTCCTGAGGCTGGGTTTTACTCTTGGGCTTGTTCCGTAGGATTATGCAGGGAGCATGAATTCAAGTCCCAGTTCTTTCTTTCTGTGGTATAAGTAGAAGTCCAATTGGAGGGGTAAATTATGCTGTGTAACCTAACCCTTGATAGCCTCTGTAAATAAATGCAGAAAAGGAAGTTTCTTTATTTTCACTGTGTGATAGCAAGTATTGTACCAGACTCCTTGTTCCAGAggtaaagtttcttgacaccataaatgactgcttcttggagcaactagtcctggaacccagatGAGGAGAGGTGCTTCTTGATTTAGTCataagtggagcacagaatctaGGCTAAGAGCTTGGTAATAGCGATCATAATATTAAGAAGCCCATCaaagtagcatttaacttcagaatgGGGAACTTCACAAAAATGAAAAGCTAGTTAAGctgaaattaaaagatacaatCACAAAAATGAAATGCCCGCgtgctgcatggaaactttttacaAACACAATAATAGAggttcaaattaaatgtataccctaaattaaaaaaaaagtctaaaaaagtgccactgtggctaaacaaaataaaagtggttagaggcaaaaagtcatcctttaaaaattggaggtCAAATCCTGTTGAGGAtaatagaaaggagtataaactctGGGTAGTCAAGTGTAAAGATATAATTGGGCAGGGCAAAAAAGAATTCAAAGAGCAACttgcaaaagactcaaaaactaacaaaaaaaattttttaactcctcagaagcaggaaatctgccaaacaatcagtggggccactggacactgaagatgctaaaggagcactctaGAAAAGCTAAGgacattgtggagaaactaaatgaattctttgcatcagtcttcactgtagAGGATGTGAGGGACAGTCCAACACCTGAGCCATTCATTTTTGgtgagaaatctgaggaactgtcccagattgaggtgtcagaggtggttttggaacaaattaaaaaattaacagtAAGATGGCACCAGGACCAGATGGAGTTCActtaagagttctgaaggaactcaaatatgaaattgcaaaactaaaaactgaagtacacctctaccccaatataacatgaattcggatataatggggaggggggtgctgcacactctggtagatcaaagcaagttcgatataacagggtaagattttttttggctcccagggacagcattttatcggggtagaggtgtatgtaacttatcatttaaatccatttctgtaccagatgactggaggtgGATCGCTCAGcgattgcctgttttgttcattccctctgaagcatctggtattggcccttttggaagacaggatattgggctaaatcaggggtaggcaacctatggcacgggtgccgaaggctgattttcagtggcactcacagggCCTGGGtccaggcggctctgcattttatttactttacatacaacaatagtttagttatatattagacttatagaaggagaccacttaagaacgttaaaatgtattactggcacacgaaaccttagagtgaatgaatgaagactcggcacactgcttctgaaaggttgccagcccctgggctagacagaccattggtctgacccagtatggctgttatgttGCAATTTGTTATTGGGTGCTGTGTGgattcctcttccccacccccggcCAGTTCTCTGATGCAtgtttctgttcccatctgtGACTGCTCAGTGCTTAGTTCTGTAGTCTTTCAGGCAGCTTTGTAACAGGTGATTAGCTTTTCATACACAAAGTATTCTTACACTTCATTGAGAATTGCAGTACCCAGTATGCAGCCTCTTAGTTCTGTAAATGCCTGTGGTCTTTTTAGTCTGTTACCCTTTAGGCTAGTTTCAGTTTTAGAAAGTCTTGAGCACAAACTTGTGTGTCAAATAAAGGAGATTAACTTCACCTTTAAACATGGTCATGTGGGAGGGATTTGCATTCATGTTCCAAACAAAAAGTCTAGACAGATGCACTTTGAGCACACTGATTGCTTGGAGCAGTGATCCTCAGAtcttatataaaatcatgagtgatgtggagaaagtagataaggaaaagttatttacttattcccataatacaagaactagggctcaccaaatgaaattaataggcagcaggtttaaaacaaataaaaggaagttcttcacacagcgcacagtcaacttgtggaactcccttGCCTGAGGAGACTAGGagtataacagcatttaaaagagaactggataaattcatgaagttaagtccattaatggctattagccaggatggtaaggaatggtgctcctagcctctgtttgtcagagggtggaaaggggtagcaggagagagattacttgatcattacctgttcgtttcactccctctggggcacctggcattggccactgttggtagacaggatactgggctagatggacctttggtctgacccagtacagccgttcttatgttcttggtggttcaggagccaaattaacaatcaacattacccaaaagagccacagtagtgtgaattcatcatttcatttactatatgacaggaaatatttagtgattattattctcacagcaaataagttatttaacttagtgcaagttgataacttaattggttgataacatagtaaaagcattcagttttattaatcataggattagaagggaccgcaaggatTATCTGGTCTGCTGaggtgcaggatttgttgtgtctaaaccatccaagccagatggctatccagcctccttttgaaaacctccagtgaagcaGCTCCCGCAACCTCCCAAGGCAGTTTATTCCATTGTCCTACGGTTAGAAAgtttttacagtaactcctcacttaacattgtagttacgttcctgaaaaatgctactttaagcgaaactatattaagcgaatccaatttccctgtaAGAATTAATgcaaaggaggggtgggggttaggttccaaggaaatttttttttgccagacaaaagactgtatgctacacacagtataagttttaaacaaacaatgtaatactgtatgcaacaatgatgattgtgaagcttggctgagatGGTGGAGTCAGAGAAAGCACAGGAGCGGGATGAcactgacattagcccccctcttccacCCCACACAGCAAACTGGAGGCTCCcaagagcagctccaaggcagagggcaggagggacagctgaactgcctggcaattgatagcctgctaggcggctgccacacagggaactcaGGGAAGCAGGGAACTGATAGGGCTGCCagtccatcctggttccaagcccctaccAGCAAGCTCTAATGGGCTGCTTTCCacaagcaatggacaaagcacGTGGTTGCCAAACTGTTAATAAGGGAGcactgcgcaactttaaatgagcatgttctgtaattgatcagcaacataacaatgaaacgttaactgggatgactttaagtgaggtgTTACTGtactgagatttaatctaaatttgcTAGCCTGTAGTTTGAAcacattgcctcttgtcctgccctctggcaagagaacaacttttctccacctttttttattgcagcctttcaggtatttgaagactgctatcatatccccccattaatctctttttccaaactaaacatacccagttctttCACCTTTGCTCATATGGTTTCCATtgcatccctttgatcatcttaatcactcacctctggatcctttccagtttctttacatcctttctatacattgttGACCAAAATTGGACATGGTACTCCAGCCTAACAACCGCTGaatagagcagtactatcacctctcGTGACTGTCATGttgtgcctctgttaatgcaacctacaattgcatttgctctttttgcaacagcattgcattggtgACTTGTGGAGGTTGTGGTTCACCACAACTCCCAAATCCTTCCCAGCAGTGCTGCTAGGAAGCCAGTTATCTCCATTCtgtatttatgcatttgatttttcttcactTAGTGTAACACCTTACATctatctttgttgaatttcattttgttgtctatagcccacttctccaatttatcaagatccctctaaATTTTAGCTCTATCTTCCAAAGTGTTAGCTCCCCCCACCAGCttatttgatcagtatgctctctattacTACATCAAAGTAATTaacaaagatgttaaacaacaccggACCCAgcacagatccctgtggaactccGCTTGGGacctccttccaatctgacatcattccattaatagtgaCTCTTTAAGAATAATAAACTAATATCTTTAATATCctatgtgctgcaaagagctgctggagacacattaaagagccacatgcagctcatgagcctcagtctgagGATCACTGGTTTACAGGAATAGATCAGTTGGTAGGTATCTAGGATAGCCACAGCCTAACTAATAGCAGATATGGGGGCAGCCTCCATGAACCCTATGGTTACTGTTAAGTTCTATTAACGTGAAACGGACCTAACTAGTGCCTTCAGAACTACCAAAAGAGTTATTTACTCATAATActagaactaagggtcaccaaatgaaattaacaggcagcaggtttaaaacaaacaaaaggaagtatttcaccacacaatgcacagccaacttgtggaactctgccagaggatgttgtgaaggccaatactataaagggtccaaaaaagaattagataagttcatggagcataggtgcaataatagctattagccaggaagggcaggCATGCAAAACCATCCTCTGAAGTATCCCTAGCCTCCTTTTGCCAGAATCTGGAcatggatgacgggatggatcacttgatgattacctgttctgttcattctctctgaagcacctggcattggcaatgGCCTAGAcagaccatttgtctgacccagtatggtcatttttACATTCTTAAAGGGTCAAACGTGGACAAGTGGGATctagtggacatagtgtacttagatttccagaaagcctttgacaaggtccctcaccaaaggctcttatgtaaattaagctgtcatgggataaaagggaaggtcctttcatggactgagaactggttaaaagacagggaacaaaggtaagaattaatggtaaattctcagaatggagaggggtaaccagtggtgttccccaagggtcagtcctagaaccaatcctattcaatttattcataaatgatctggagaaaggggtaaacaatgaggtggcagtttgcagacaatactaaactgctcaagatagtctgttttggtcttaactatgaagaacttcaaaaagatctcacaaaactaagtgattgggcaacaaaatggcaaatgaaatttaatgtggataaatgtaaagtaatgcacattggaaaaaataaccccaactatacctacaatatgatgggggctaatttagctacaacgagtcaggaaagatcttggagtcatcgtggaatagtctctgaagatgtccactgCCAGTGGCAGAGGCGTTcaaaaaaagcaacaggatgatAGGAATCTTAAAAAGGGATAGAGCAATAACTAACTGAGAAATATATGCCTTCATTAAAGCCATGTATACCTACTGCTCGAAACACGGTACAGATGGATCTCCCTGCACCTAAAAAAGACACTGGCACTAAAAAAGTCAAAAGGGCAAATAAAATGATTGGGTTGGGAGAGGTCCctgaaagattaaagaggctggactctcagcttggaaaagaggagactcaTG
It includes:
- the MRPL17 gene encoding large ribosomal subunit protein bL17m, with amino-acid sequence MRLSVAAAISHGRVHRRLGLGPRSRLDMLRNLVTALVRHERIETHWARADEMRFYAERLIDYAKRGDADEKAMRMADFWLTEKDLIHKLFKLLAPRFQSYSGNYTRLLQIPNRENLDQAKMAVIEYKGNPFPPLIVLHKDNEKTLLNQLLKGYREDILKTRATQVPEGAAASVHTGTAV